A single window of Providencia alcalifaciens DNA harbors:
- the thiI gene encoding tRNA uracil 4-sulfurtransferase ThiI: MKFIIKLFPEITIKSQTVRLRFIKILTSNIRNVLKSLGEEISVVRNWDNIEVRVKGESKHDEVCDMLSRIPGIHHILEVEEKPFTSLHHIFEMTLEAYGASVENKTFCVRVKRRGKHEFSSIDAERYIGGGLNQHIASAKVKLKDPDTTVHLEIEDDKLILVKARIEGIGGFPIGTQEDVLSLISGGFDSGVSSYMLMRRGCRVHYCFFNLGGAAHEIGVKQVAHYLWNRFGRSHKVRFIAVDFEPVVAEILEKIDDGQMGVVLKRMMVRAASKVAERYGVQAIVTGEALGQVSSQTLTNLRLIDNASDTLVLRPLISHDKEHIIKLARQIGTEDFAKTIPEYCGVISKSPTVKAVKARIEAEEENFDFGILESVVEQAKNIDIRQIAQESLEKVPEVEMVSQLSTDDEVIVDIRSIDEFEDKPLKVEGIEIKHIPFYKLSTQFGDLPKEKTYLLYCDRGVMSRLQALYLKEQGFENIKVYRP; this comes from the coding sequence ATGAAGTTTATTATTAAGTTATTCCCAGAAATTACAATCAAAAGCCAAACCGTTAGACTCCGTTTTATTAAAATTCTAACCAGTAATATCCGCAATGTATTGAAGAGTCTTGGCGAAGAGATCTCGGTTGTCCGTAATTGGGATAACATTGAAGTGCGTGTTAAAGGGGAATCAAAGCACGACGAAGTTTGTGACATGCTGAGCCGCATTCCTGGCATTCACCACATTTTAGAAGTGGAAGAGAAGCCTTTCACCAGTTTACACCATATTTTTGAAATGACACTGGAAGCCTATGGGGCATCGGTGGAGAACAAAACGTTTTGTGTGCGTGTGAAGCGCCGTGGTAAACACGAATTCTCATCCATTGATGCAGAGCGTTATATCGGCGGCGGCTTGAATCAGCATATCGCCTCCGCAAAAGTGAAACTGAAAGATCCAGATACCACCGTACATTTGGAAATTGAAGATGACAAGTTGATCCTCGTGAAAGCTCGCATCGAAGGGATCGGCGGTTTCCCGATTGGTACACAAGAAGATGTGCTGTCGTTAATCTCTGGTGGGTTTGACTCTGGCGTGTCTAGCTACATGTTAATGCGCCGTGGTTGCCGTGTGCATTACTGCTTCTTTAATCTTGGTGGCGCAGCCCATGAAATTGGTGTGAAGCAAGTTGCTCACTATTTATGGAACCGTTTTGGTCGCTCTCATAAAGTGCGTTTTATTGCCGTCGACTTTGAACCTGTTGTGGCTGAAATTTTAGAGAAAATCGATGATGGCCAAATGGGCGTCGTATTAAAACGTATGATGGTACGTGCGGCCTCTAAAGTGGCTGAGCGTTATGGTGTCCAAGCTATCGTGACTGGTGAAGCGCTCGGTCAGGTTTCTAGCCAAACATTAACTAACTTGCGTTTAATCGATAATGCTTCTGACACGTTAGTTTTACGTCCGCTGATCTCTCATGATAAAGAGCACATTATCAAGTTGGCTCGTCAAATTGGTACGGAAGATTTCGCAAAAACTATCCCAGAATATTGCGGTGTAATTTCGAAAAGCCCAACCGTGAAAGCGGTAAAAGCGCGTATTGAAGCGGAAGAAGAGAATTTTGATTTTGGTATCTTAGAATCTGTTGTTGAGCAGGCGAAAAACATTGATATTCGCCAGATTGCGCAGGAAAGTCTTGAGAAAGTACCTGAAGTTGAGATGGTCAGCCAACTCTCGACAGACGATGAAGTTATCGTCGATATTCGCTCAATTGATGAATTTGAAGACAAGCCATTGAAGGTCGAAGGAATTGAAATTAAACACATTCCATTCTATAAATTGAGCACGCAATTTGGTGATTTACCCAAAGAGAAAACATACCTGCTGTATTGTGACCGTGGCGTGATGAGCCGTCTGCAAGCCCTATACTTGAAAGAGCAAGGCTTTGAGAATAT
- the ispA gene encoding (2E,6E)-farnesyl diphosphate synthase gives MSEQHPDTFVRQQRQAHDRVNQYLLTSLDSLPFADLPLAQAMKYGTLLGGKRLRPFLTYAVGKMLGVSLDNLDAPAAAVECIHAYSLIHDDLPAMDDDDLRRGQPTCHIKFGEGNAVLAGDALQTFAFQLLSSAPMPDVSDKDRIAMIAELAYASGLAGMCGGQALDLDAEGKCVDLISLERIHQHKTGALIRAAIRLGAYAAGNKGHQALASLDKYAESIGLAFQVQDDILDVIGDSAVTGKRQGADEQHEKSTYPSLLGLEAAQQKAKELYQDAIAALESLQSQGYNTELLRALANFVIERKS, from the coding sequence ATGTCCGAACAACACCCAGACACCTTTGTGCGCCAGCAACGCCAAGCTCACGATAGAGTTAATCAATATTTATTGACCTCATTAGACTCGCTCCCTTTTGCTGATTTGCCATTAGCGCAAGCTATGAAATACGGCACTTTACTCGGGGGTAAGCGCTTACGTCCTTTCTTAACGTATGCCGTCGGTAAAATGCTGGGCGTTAGCCTTGATAACTTAGATGCGCCAGCTGCCGCTGTAGAATGCATTCACGCTTATTCGCTGATCCATGATGATTTACCTGCCATGGACGACGACGATCTGCGCCGCGGGCAGCCAACTTGCCACATAAAGTTTGGTGAAGGTAATGCCGTACTCGCCGGAGATGCCTTACAAACATTCGCATTTCAATTACTCTCCAGCGCCCCTATGCCTGATGTGTCTGATAAAGACCGCATTGCCATGATTGCAGAACTGGCTTATGCCAGCGGTTTAGCAGGTATGTGTGGTGGACAAGCGTTAGATCTTGATGCTGAGGGCAAGTGCGTTGATCTGATTTCACTCGAGCGTATCCACCAGCATAAAACTGGGGCGTTAATTCGAGCCGCTATTCGTCTCGGTGCCTATGCTGCAGGTAATAAAGGTCACCAAGCATTAGCAAGTTTAGATAAATACGCTGAATCTATTGGGCTTGCCTTTCAAGTTCAAGACGATATTCTAGACGTCATCGGAGACAGCGCAGTAACGGGCAAACGCCAAGGTGCTGATGAACAACATGAAAAAAGCACTTATCCATCACTGTTAGGCCTTGAAGCTGCCCAACAAAAAGCCAAAGAGCTCTATCAAGATGCGATTGCAGCTTTAGAATCATTGCAATCCCAAGGTTACAATACGGAGCTGTTGAGAGCGTTAGCCAATTTTGTTATTGAGCGCAAAAGCTGA
- the ribE gene encoding 6,7-dimethyl-8-ribityllumazine synthase: protein MNVIKGVVAAPKARVAIAIARFNNFINDSLLDGAVDALERIGQVAQDNITVVWVPGAYELPLTVKALVETKKYDAVIALGTVIRGGTAHFEFVAGECSSGLSHVALNSEVPVTFGVLTTENIEQAIERAGTKAGNKGAEAALTALEMINVIKAVKSK, encoded by the coding sequence ATGAACGTAATCAAAGGTGTTGTTGCTGCGCCAAAAGCGCGTGTTGCTATCGCTATCGCTCGTTTTAACAACTTTATTAATGATAGCCTGCTGGACGGTGCTGTTGACGCGTTAGAGCGTATTGGCCAAGTTGCTCAAGATAACATCACCGTTGTTTGGGTGCCAGGTGCTTATGAATTACCACTGACCGTGAAAGCACTGGTTGAAACCAAAAAATATGATGCAGTTATCGCATTAGGTACTGTTATTCGTGGCGGTACTGCCCACTTTGAATTTGTTGCGGGTGAGTGCAGCTCAGGTCTGTCTCATGTTGCATTAAATAGCGAAGTTCCTGTGACTTTCGGTGTATTAACCACTGAGAATATCGAGCAAGCCATTGAGCGAGCTGGTACTAAAGCAGGTAACAAAGGTGCAGAAGCTGCACTGACCGCTCTCGAAATGATTAATGTGATTAAAGCTGTAAAAAGCAAATAA
- the pgpA gene encoding phosphatidylglycerophosphatase A has product MATAQEKAAAKKRLNMRNPWHLLATGFGSGLSPIVPGTMGSLAAIPFWLLMDKLPVWSLWVIIVVGFWFGCWICQRTSDDMRIHDHGSIVWDEFIGMWITLMAIPVVSIQWVLTGFLIFRVYDMWKPWPIRIFDRRVSGGFGIMIDDIIAAIFAYFTIWLLVHYHVMPF; this is encoded by the coding sequence ATGGCGACCGCTCAAGAAAAAGCAGCAGCAAAAAAACGATTGAATATGCGTAATCCGTGGCACCTTCTAGCGACGGGTTTCGGAAGTGGTTTATCGCCAATTGTTCCTGGCACAATGGGTTCATTAGCCGCCATTCCATTTTGGTTGCTAATGGACAAACTCCCTGTTTGGAGCCTCTGGGTTATTATTGTCGTTGGATTCTGGTTTGGATGTTGGATATGCCAGCGAACTTCCGATGATATGAGGATCCATGATCATGGCAGTATTGTTTGGGATGAGTTTATTGGCATGTGGATTACGTTAATGGCCATCCCTGTGGTGAGTATCCAGTGGGTCCTCACTGGCTTTTTGATTTTCCGTGTTTACGATATGTGGAAACCTTGGCCAATCCGTATTTTTGATCGCCGAGTCAGTGGTGGGTTTGGCATTATGATTGATGATATTATTGCGGCAATCTTTGCTTATTTCACTATCTGGCTGCTGGTTCATTACCATGTGATGCCATTCTAA
- the dxs gene encoding 1-deoxy-D-xylulose-5-phosphate synthase, which translates to MSIDTAKYPTLALAETPDELRLLPKESLPKLCDELRQFLLNSVSRSSGHFASGLGAIELTVALHYVYKTPFDNLVWDVGHQAYPHKILTGRRDRIDTIRQKNGLHPFPWRAESEYDILSVGHSSTSISAGLGMAIAAEKEDKNRKTVCVIGDGAITAGMAFEAMNHAGDAAPDMLVILNDNEMSISENVGALNNHLAHLLSGKLYTTLREGGKKVFSNIPPIKELLKKTEEHIKGMVVPGTMFEELGFNYIGPVDGHDVIALIQTLKNMRELKGPQFLHIMTKKGRGYEPAEKDPISWHAVPKFDPATFTLPKSKDTRPTFSKIFGDWLCEEAKGDDKLMAVTPAMREGSGMVRFSKEYPDQYFDVAIAEQHAVTFAAGLAIGGYNPIVAIYSTFLQRGYDQVIHDVAIQKLPVMFAIDRAGIVGADGQTHQGSFDISFLRCIPTMVIMTPSDENECRQMLHTGYHYQEGPTAVRYPRGAGTGAELMPLAPLEIGKGIVRRQGEKVAILSFGTLLSNALEAAEQINATVVDMRFVKPLDKALILEMANTHDLIVTLEENAIMGGAGSGVNEFLMSEKKILPVLNLGLPDFFIPQGTQDELLTDLGLDAAGIVKSITNYQQK; encoded by the coding sequence ATGAGTATAGATACCGCGAAATATCCAACGCTGGCACTGGCAGAGACGCCTGATGAACTGCGCCTTCTGCCAAAAGAAAGCTTGCCAAAGCTTTGTGATGAACTGAGACAATTTCTACTAAATAGCGTCAGTCGCTCGAGCGGTCACTTTGCATCTGGATTGGGCGCTATTGAATTAACGGTTGCTCTGCACTATGTCTATAAAACCCCGTTTGATAATCTTGTTTGGGACGTCGGTCACCAAGCGTACCCACACAAAATTTTGACTGGACGCCGTGACAGAATCGACACCATTCGTCAAAAAAATGGGTTACATCCATTCCCATGGCGTGCCGAAAGCGAGTACGACATTCTCAGTGTTGGTCATTCCTCAACCTCCATTAGTGCCGGTTTAGGTATGGCTATCGCCGCAGAAAAAGAAGATAAAAATCGCAAAACAGTTTGTGTTATCGGTGATGGCGCTATTACGGCGGGCATGGCTTTCGAAGCCATGAACCATGCAGGGGACGCTGCGCCCGATATGCTGGTGATCCTCAACGATAATGAAATGTCGATTTCAGAAAACGTTGGCGCACTGAACAACCATTTAGCCCATTTACTTTCCGGCAAGCTGTATACCACTCTGCGTGAAGGTGGAAAGAAAGTTTTCTCGAACATTCCGCCAATCAAAGAGTTACTCAAGAAAACGGAAGAACACATCAAAGGTATGGTTGTGCCTGGCACCATGTTTGAAGAGCTAGGCTTTAACTACATTGGTCCTGTTGACGGGCACGATGTGATTGCGCTTATCCAAACGTTAAAAAATATGCGCGAGTTAAAAGGCCCTCAATTCCTGCACATTATGACCAAAAAAGGTCGCGGCTATGAGCCAGCAGAGAAAGACCCAATTAGCTGGCACGCCGTACCTAAGTTTGACCCCGCTACTTTTACGTTACCAAAAAGCAAAGATACCAGACCGACGTTCTCGAAAATTTTTGGAGATTGGTTATGTGAAGAGGCTAAAGGCGACGATAAACTGATGGCCGTCACCCCGGCGATGCGTGAAGGCTCTGGTATGGTTCGTTTTTCGAAAGAGTACCCTGACCAATATTTTGATGTCGCGATTGCCGAGCAACATGCTGTCACCTTCGCAGCAGGGCTTGCCATTGGGGGTTATAACCCAATCGTGGCAATTTACTCTACTTTCTTACAACGTGGTTACGACCAAGTGATCCACGATGTCGCTATCCAGAAACTCCCAGTGATGTTTGCTATTGACCGTGCGGGTATCGTCGGTGCAGATGGTCAAACCCACCAAGGATCATTTGATATTTCATTCTTGCGTTGCATCCCAACGATGGTGATCATGACTCCAAGTGATGAAAATGAATGCCGACAAATGCTGCACACTGGCTACCATTATCAAGAAGGTCCTACTGCGGTTCGCTACCCTCGTGGCGCAGGTACAGGGGCTGAGTTAATGCCACTAGCACCTCTTGAAATTGGTAAAGGGATTGTCCGCCGCCAAGGTGAAAAAGTAGCGATCCTCAGCTTTGGTACATTACTGAGCAACGCTTTAGAAGCCGCAGAACAAATCAATGCCACTGTCGTGGATATGCGTTTTGTGAAACCATTAGATAAAGCGCTGATCTTAGAAATGGCTAATACCCATGACCTGATCGTGACGTTAGAAGAAAATGCGATTATGGGTGGTGCAGGCAGTGGTGTGAATGAATTCCTGATGAGCGAGAAGAAAATTCTCCCTGTTCTGAACTTGGGCCTACCGGATTTCTTTATTCCTCAAGGTACCCAAGATGAGTTATTAACTGACCTTGGTTTGGATGCGGCTGGCATTGTGAAATCAATCACTAATTACCAGCAAAAATAA
- the thiL gene encoding thiamine-phosphate kinase: protein MSYGEFDLIARFFNRQPVNRRDVNIGIGDDCALMTIPEKQQLAVSTDTLVSGIHFLPDISPADLAYKSLASNLSDLAAMGADPAWVSLAITLPSVNSEWLQSFSDMLFEQLNYYGMQLIGGDTTRGPMSLTYTVHGLVPTGKALSRSGARNGDWIYVTGTLGDSAAGLAILQNRLHPESPEHKQWLIERHLRPQPRILQGQALRNLASSAIDISDGLVSDLNHILKASGCGARINLDALPQSDALKQNCSIEQARIWSLSGGEDYELCFTVPEMNRGALEVALAHTGSGFTCIGQIKPQSEGISYFCDNQAVEVDLKGFDHFV from the coding sequence ATGTCATATGGCGAATTTGACCTCATCGCACGCTTTTTTAATCGCCAGCCTGTAAACCGACGTGATGTTAATATCGGTATTGGCGATGATTGTGCGCTAATGACTATCCCTGAAAAACAGCAACTTGCTGTGAGTACCGACACCCTAGTTTCTGGTATTCATTTTCTACCCGATATCTCTCCCGCTGACCTTGCCTATAAATCCCTAGCTTCAAATTTAAGTGATCTTGCTGCGATGGGGGCAGATCCTGCTTGGGTTTCTCTCGCCATTACTTTGCCAAGTGTAAATAGTGAATGGTTGCAATCTTTTAGCGATATGTTGTTTGAACAACTGAATTACTACGGAATGCAGCTGATTGGGGGAGATACGACACGCGGGCCAATGAGTTTAACGTACACCGTTCATGGTCTTGTACCTACTGGCAAGGCATTATCTCGCTCTGGTGCACGTAATGGCGATTGGATTTACGTGACTGGCACTTTGGGAGATAGTGCAGCGGGGCTTGCGATACTGCAAAATAGATTACATCCTGAAAGCCCAGAGCATAAACAGTGGCTGATTGAGCGTCATTTACGACCACAACCGCGTATTTTGCAGGGGCAGGCTTTACGCAATCTGGCTTCATCAGCGATTGATATCTCAGATGGGTTAGTTTCCGATCTTAATCATATATTAAAAGCGAGCGGTTGCGGAGCGCGGATCAATCTCGATGCTTTACCACAATCTGATGCATTGAAGCAAAATTGTTCAATTGAGCAAGCACGGATTTGGTCGCTAAGTGGCGGTGAAGATTATGAGCTATGCTTTACGGTACCGGAAATGAATCGGGGAGCCTTAGAAGTTGCGCTTGCTCATACGGGGTCAGGTTTTACCTGTATTGGTCAAATCAAACCTCAATCCGAAGGGATCAGTTATTTTTGTGATAACCAAGCTGTTGAGGTTGACCTCAAGGGCTTCGATCATTTTGTTTAG
- the ribD gene encoding bifunctional diaminohydroxyphosphoribosylaminopyrimidine deaminase/5-amino-6-(5-phosphoribosylamino)uracil reductase RibD, with amino-acid sequence MLEQDRIYMARAFELAKKGRFTTSPNPNVGCVIVREGEIVGEGYHQKAGEPHAEVHALRMAGDKAKGATAYVTLEPCSHHGRTPPCAEALINAGITRVVAAMQDPNPQVAGRGLFMLSQAGIDTASNILLEEAEALNRGFLKRMRTAFPYIQLKLAASLDGKTALANGESKWITSPAARKDVQVLRAQASAILSTSNTVLADDPALTVRWNELPADIQAQYPEEKLRQPIRIVLDRHNRVTPEHKVTQLEGECWLIRSTPDTTETWAGNVEQLAIPADDNGIDLVILMMQLAKRNVNSIWVEAGAKLAGSLLKLGLVDELIVYIAPKLLGDTARGLVSLPELGALSDAPQFEFTDVEKVGNDLRVRLRPVW; translated from the coding sequence ATGCTTGAACAAGACCGTATCTACATGGCCCGCGCCTTTGAGTTGGCAAAAAAAGGGCGCTTTACGACATCACCGAACCCAAATGTGGGCTGCGTGATTGTGCGTGAAGGTGAAATTGTCGGCGAAGGCTACCATCAAAAAGCGGGGGAGCCACATGCGGAGGTCCATGCGCTTCGGATGGCGGGTGATAAAGCGAAAGGCGCAACAGCATACGTGACCCTTGAGCCTTGTAGCCATCATGGTCGTACCCCGCCTTGCGCAGAGGCGTTAATTAATGCGGGGATCACCCGTGTAGTCGCTGCAATGCAAGACCCAAATCCTCAAGTGGCTGGCCGCGGCTTATTTATGCTCTCTCAAGCCGGAATCGACACTGCCAGCAATATTCTGTTGGAAGAAGCCGAAGCACTAAACCGCGGCTTTTTAAAACGTATGCGTACCGCATTTCCTTACATTCAATTAAAACTCGCGGCATCATTAGATGGCAAAACCGCATTAGCGAATGGGGAAAGTAAGTGGATCACGAGCCCCGCAGCGCGTAAGGATGTTCAAGTGCTACGAGCCCAAGCCAGCGCTATTTTGAGTACCAGTAATACCGTGCTTGCTGATGATCCTGCTTTGACGGTGCGTTGGAATGAATTACCTGCGGATATTCAAGCACAATACCCAGAAGAAAAGCTGCGCCAACCTATTCGTATCGTACTAGACCGCCATAATCGCGTGACGCCAGAGCATAAAGTGACGCAGTTAGAAGGTGAATGCTGGCTAATACGCTCAACACCGGATACCACAGAAACATGGGCAGGGAATGTTGAACAGCTCGCTATTCCTGCAGATGATAATGGCATCGATTTAGTGATTCTGATGATGCAATTAGCGAAACGTAATGTGAATAGTATTTGGGTAGAGGCGGGCGCTAAGCTTGCAGGTTCGTTATTAAAACTCGGTTTAGTCGACGAACTGATTGTCTATATCGCACCTAAATTACTTGGGGATACTGCGCGTGGGTTAGTGAGTCTCCCTGAATTAGGCGCGTTATCAGATGCGCCTCAATTTGAATTTACTGACGTTGAAAAAGTCGGAAATGACCTTCGTGTCAGGTTACGCCCTGTATGGTAA
- the nusB gene encoding transcription antitermination factor NusB — MKPAARRRARECAVQAIYSWQLSGNPIADVEYEFIAEQDMSDVDVTYFRELISGIANNATKLDQLMSPYLSRQLEELGQVEKAILRVSMYELSYRQDVPFKVAINEGIELAKVFGAEDSHKFVNGVLDKAAPAVRRKK; from the coding sequence GTGAAACCTGCTGCTCGTCGCCGCGCTCGTGAGTGTGCTGTACAGGCCATTTATTCATGGCAATTATCCGGTAATCCTATTGCCGACGTAGAATATGAATTTATTGCTGAACAGGACATGTCTGACGTTGACGTAACCTATTTCCGTGAGCTAATTTCTGGTATTGCAAACAATGCTACTAAGCTGGATCAATTAATGTCACCTTACTTATCTCGTCAGTTAGAAGAGTTAGGTCAAGTTGAGAAAGCAATTTTACGCGTATCAATGTATGAACTAAGCTATAGACAAGATGTACCTTTCAAAGTTGCTATCAATGAAGGTATTGAATTAGCAAAAGTTTTTGGTGCTGAAGACAGTCATAAGTTTGTCAACGGTGTGCTAGATAAAGCAGCACCTGCGGTACGTCGTAAGAAATAA
- the xseB gene encoding exodeoxyribonuclease VII small subunit, with product MAKEKSQQVPSVSFENSLQELEQIVARLESGELPLEDALNEFERGVQIAKQGQKVLQQAEQRVQILLSDDENKALDNFSPDTE from the coding sequence ATGGCTAAAGAAAAATCTCAGCAAGTTCCCTCTGTTAGTTTTGAAAACTCCCTTCAAGAGCTTGAGCAAATTGTCGCTCGCCTAGAATCTGGAGAGCTACCTTTGGAAGATGCCTTAAACGAATTTGAGCGAGGCGTCCAAATTGCTAAGCAAGGTCAAAAAGTTCTCCAGCAAGCAGAACAGCGTGTACAAATTTTGCTGAGCGATGACGAAAATAAAGCCCTCGACAATTTCTCACCTGATACAGAATAA